One window of the Babesia microti strain RI chromosome IV, complete genome genome contains the following:
- a CDS encoding WD domain G-beta repeat (overlaps_old_locusTagID:BBM_III08720): MSFDRREKILLILQNLEDIGYKKTFETLEEESGISLETPQVRNLKDSIRKGDWNVACDIVQALNPPKKILLASIFLILEQRYLETVYNSGFVPALPMLKELSKAAFDDESKKRVHQLSVLLICKDKDAVKNYTNWDNNTNRNILWDKIRLIFPCDILLSPHRLDTLLLQARELQIINCQHHCDLLLNTSVWPLLDNHKCRENILPQKCISRLVEHTDEIWVLAVSPNGNYFASGSKDQSIILWQFSLPFRKLFVYKEHVDAVTSISWSPNSEYLASTSNDGNLLIWKPDNPDSIARLPSLVLPTAVIWVDDSNLLITGLDKLLQLITLEKYKLSATGNNQSNRFTLTISHKWNFGCRLQDVGVTFNGEFAVIVCLDRQIRVVDLKTKNLSYVLPENSAVSAICVSSNSNQILLSVTGSQPVVRLWDLDTRHVVQSYRGHQENRYVVRAVLGGPNENFVISGSEDCRIYIWSRIFGTLLKSLELHSATVNSVSWLSKTNVPYLISASDDNTIGIWAADVN, from the exons ATGTCATTTGATAGACGTGAAAAAATACTCCTGATATTACAGAATCTGGAGGATATTGGTTATAA GAAAACATTTGAAACTTTGGAAGAGGAAAGTGGGATATCACTAGAAACACCGCAAGTTAGAAACTTGAAGGATTCTATACGTAAGGGTGATTGGAATGTTGCGTGTGATATTGTACAGGCATTGAATCCACCCAAAAAGATTTTACTCGCttctatatttttgatactAGAACAAAGATATCTCGAAACTGTGTACAATTCCGGATTCGTTCCTGCTTTACCAATGCTTAAAG AATTAAGTAAAGCAGCATTTGACGATGAAAGTAAGAAGCGAGTCCATCAATTATCAGTCCTCTTAATATGTAAAGATAAAGATGCCgtgaaaaattatacaaattgggATAATAAT ACAAATAGAAACATATTGTGGGATAAGATTAGGCTGATCTTTCCTTGtgacatattattatcacCTCATCGTCTAgatacattattattacaagCACGtgaattacaaataattaattgccAACACCATTGTGACTTACTATTAAATACGTCAGTTTGGCCATTATTGGATAATCATAAATGCagagaaaatattttgccCCAAAAATGTATTTCAAGACTAGTTGAACATACAGACGAAATTTGGGTTCTAGCAGTTTCTCCAAatggaaattattttgcatCTGGTAGTAAAGATCAATCAATCATACTTTGGCAATTTTCATTACCATTTAGAAAactttttgtatataaagaACACGTAGATGCAGTTACATCTATTTCCTGGAGTCCAAATTCTGAATATTTAGCTTCAACTTCTAATGATGGGAATTTGCTAATATGGAAACCTGATAATCCAGATTCAATTGCTCGTCTTCCATCATTGGTTCTGCCCACCGCTGTTATATGGGTTGATGATTCAAATCTATTAATTACAGGACTTGATAAGTTATTACAGTTAATCACATTGGAGAAGTATAAGTTAAGTGCCACTGGAAACAACCAGTCGAATAGATTTACATTGACCATCTCTCACAAATGGAACTTTGGGTGCAGATTACAGGATGTTGGAGTTACATTTAACGGCGAATTTGCTGTAATCGTGTGTTTGGATAGACAAATTCGAGTTGTTGATTTGAAAACTAAGAATTTATCATACGTTTTGCCTGAAAATTCAGCTGTTAGTGCCATCTGTGTCAGttcaaattcaaatcaGATATTATTAAGTGTTACAGGTAGCCAACCTGTTGTCCGTCTTTGGGATTTAGACACCAGGCATGTTGTTCAATCGTATAGAGGCCATCAAGAGAATAGATACGTTGTTAGAGCTGTTCTAGGCGGTccaaatgaaaattttgtcatCAGTGGGAGTGAGGATTGCcgcatatatatatggtCCAGGATATTCGGCACCCTACTGAAATCTCTTGAATTGCACTCTGCAACTGTAAACTCTGTCTCCTGGTTATCTAAAACTAATGTACCCTATCTAATATCAGCATCAGATGACAACACTATAGGTATTTGGGCTGCTGATGTCAATTGA